Below is a window of Finegoldia magna ATCC 29328 DNA.
ATCAATTGTTCTCTACCCATAAACTTAGACACACATCAGCAACCCTTATGTATCAACATGGAAATGTAGATTTAAGAAGCCTTCAGCAAATTCTAGGACACGCCAGTTCAAAAACTACTGAAATATATACCCACGTTTACGATAAGAATTTAAAGAGAGCTGTCAACACTAATCCGTTGAACGTATTATACGAAGAAAACAAGAAGGGCTTATAATGGCTCTTCTTGTTTTCTTATCCACTCAATCTATTAATCGCCAAGAGTACTCCATTCTATAGCTTGCTATAGGTGGAGGTGAATTGGCATATTTTAATCTTGTTGATTCTTAATATATTCTTTAACCATTTGAGCATTTCTTTCGCTTATTGTCACGATAAAATAAGATCTAGACCAAAAATATGGCTTCAAATAATATTGACTTAGTTCATTTTTAAACCTTTGTCTTGCCATTCTAGCAGATACAGTTTTTAAGCCATTAATTAGGTTAGTTAAGTTAATTGTTGCAGGGGTCTCAAAAAGTATATGTATATGGTCAAGATTACTTTCAATTTCGATAACATTACACTTATTACTATTTAAATACCTTGCGGTATAGTCTTTTATAAACTCATCAACCTTGTTTTGTAAAACTGGTTTTCTGTATTTTGTTACAAGCACTAAATGATACTGTAGTAAAAAAGATGCGTGCCTGTTTTTGTAATAACCTTGTTTGGTTTTTTTCATGATAAACTCCTTTATTTACAAAACTGTCTTTTACAACTATAGCTGTTTATGGTATAATTATATCATAAATAAGGTTTAAAAGAAAGGAGTAATTTTAATGGAAAATCAAACAGTTCAAGACAAAAAATACAACATTTATAAGTGCTATATAAAAGATGATAACCCTTTATATAACACATTAGATGAGTGGTCACATCTTGCAAATAATTTATATAATGAAAGCATCTTTATCATGAGACAACTTTTTACAGGGTTAACAAAATCATCTGATAAAAGA
It encodes the following:
- the tnpA gene encoding IS200/IS605 family transposase, with product MKKTKQGYYKNRHASFLLQYHLVLVTKYRKPVLQNKVDEFIKDYTARYLNSNKCNVIEIESNLDHIHILFETPATINLTNLINGLKTVSARMARQRFKNELSQYYLKPYFWSRSYFIVTISERNAQMVKEYIKNQQD